Proteins from a genomic interval of Fodinicurvata sp. EGI_FJ10296:
- a CDS encoding ABC transporter permease, with translation MTKTSSTQLQRIGRVNWVGLQTLYLKEVQRFLKVFTQTVAAPVITTLLFYTVFALALGGIVRRAGDVPFLHFIAPGLVMMSMLQNAFANTSSSVLIAKVQGNIVDILMPPLSPLELALGWVGGGVTRGLIVGTAALIAIAIFVPTGIHNVAFIAFYALMASMMLSLVGVIGGIWADKFDHIAAITNFVVTPLAFLSGTFYSIERLPDTWQWVAHMNPFFYMIDGFRYGFIGHADSNLAIGVLLVAAINGALWWLVLRMLKTGYKLKA, from the coding sequence ATGACAAAAACATCGTCCACACAACTGCAGCGGATCGGCCGCGTCAACTGGGTTGGCCTGCAGACCTTGTATCTGAAGGAAGTCCAGCGCTTCCTCAAGGTCTTCACCCAGACAGTCGCCGCGCCGGTGATCACAACGCTGCTATTCTATACGGTATTTGCCCTGGCTCTCGGCGGTATCGTTCGCCGCGCGGGAGATGTTCCGTTCCTGCATTTCATAGCACCCGGACTGGTGATGATGTCGATGCTGCAGAACGCGTTCGCCAACACGTCATCCAGTGTGCTGATTGCGAAGGTGCAGGGCAACATCGTCGATATCCTCATGCCGCCGTTGTCTCCGCTTGAATTGGCGCTCGGCTGGGTCGGTGGCGGCGTCACCCGGGGATTGATCGTTGGTACCGCAGCCTTGATTGCAATCGCGATTTTTGTACCCACCGGCATCCACAATGTCGCATTCATTGCCTTCTACGCCCTGATGGCGAGCATGATGCTGTCGCTGGTTGGTGTCATCGGCGGCATCTGGGCCGACAAATTCGACCACATCGCCGCCATCACCAATTTCGTCGTCACCCCGTTGGCATTTCTGTCGGGCACCTTTTATTCCATCGAACGTTTGCCCGATACCTGGCAGTGGGTTGCCCACATGAATCCGTTTTTCTACATGATCGACGGGTTCCGCTATGGCTTTATCGGACATGCCGACAGCAATCTCGCGATCGGTGTTCTGCTCGTGGCCGCCATTAATGGCGCGCTTTGGTGGCTGGTTCTTCGCATGCTGAAAACCGGTTACAAGCTGAAAGCCTGA
- a CDS encoding RecX family transcriptional regulator encodes MRSYVVSRRERDNSADTAFLQCGDDLTDAKDNATAPGRAAKGGQRRVPALLTPERLRASALWYVERYAASRAAVRRFLQRRIRRAEASGDPRSEEAVEWIEPILDDFVRVGLIDDQTFAQALARSRLERGESGRRILARLAAKGIGPDTAKAAFDSAIAERGEIDPDRAAALRLAARKKLGPYRHAEDRARYRERDLRAMARHGFGAGIAYRIIDAPDIEEVEGD; translated from the coding sequence ATGAGGAGCTACGTAGTGTCGCGACGGGAGCGGGACAATAGCGCCGATACGGCATTCCTGCAATGCGGGGACGATTTGACGGACGCAAAGGATAATGCGACGGCGCCAGGCAGGGCAGCCAAGGGGGGGCAGCGCCGCGTACCGGCGCTGCTGACACCGGAGCGTCTGCGGGCGTCGGCCCTGTGGTACGTCGAACGCTACGCGGCATCCCGCGCGGCCGTCAGGCGCTTTTTGCAGCGCCGCATTCGCCGCGCCGAGGCGTCGGGCGATCCCCGCTCGGAAGAAGCTGTGGAATGGATCGAGCCGATTCTGGACGACTTTGTCAGGGTCGGGCTGATCGACGATCAGACTTTCGCCCAGGCTCTTGCCCGGAGCCGGCTGGAGCGGGGGGAAAGCGGCCGGCGAATTCTGGCCCGCCTCGCGGCCAAGGGTATCGGACCCGATACGGCCAAAGCCGCTTTCGACAGCGCCATTGCCGAACGCGGCGAGATCGATCCCGATCGGGCCGCTGCGCTTCGACTTGCGGCTCGAAAAAAGCTCGGGCCTTATCGGCACGCGGAAGACAGGGCTCGCTACCGCGAACGCGATCTGCGTGCCATGGCGCGCCATGGGTTCGGCGCCGGCATTGCCTATCGGATCATCGACGCGCCCGATATCGAGGAAGTGGAAGGCGACTGA